In Nostoc piscinale CENA21, the genomic stretch TCGCTAACATTTCAGGCGCAGGAAATGAATCGCCGAGAAATGGAAATGGAAGCACGCTTAGAACAGCTGCAACAACTAGAAGATGACTGTCAACGCCTGGAGGAACAGAAACAGGAATTTGATTCATCCCGTGAGGAAATTGAAAAGTTACAAGCTGAAATTGAGCGAAACCGCCAAGAATTAGAAGGTGCTTGGGAGCATCTACGTGGTGAACAGAGCCGCTTAGAAGAACGACAAGCAGAGTTCAAACAAGGTAATGTTTTAGATGCAGAACAAAGTCGGGTAATGAGTGATTTATTGAATCGCTTATCTAGCCGAGTTGCACCAACAGAAACTGTTAGAGAACATCTGCATTTAGCGTTAGAATTAGTTGAACAGCAGCAAGCAACTTTAAATCCGCATTGGGAAAAGTTAGAGCAACAAAAAACATTAGCCGCCCAACAGCAAGAAGAAGTTGAACGTTTGGCTCAGACTGTCAGCGATCGCCAAAACGAATGGCAACAAGCACATAATTCTTTAGAACAGCAAACGGCTCAATTAAAAGTTAATTTAGCCACTATTACCAGTAAGCAAGAATATGCTCGACTAGTCAAAGAGCAGTTGCAATCTCAAGAAGATTTATATCAAAAAGTGAATTCTCTAGCTGCTAGTTCTGGTGATATTCCTGGCGAGAAGGTTGATATAGAAGCATTAGAAAAAATGCCGTTAGATGAGCTACAAAAAATAGTTCAAGATTTAGTCAAAAAATTAGAAATTGACTCTAACTTTGTCCATGAGCAGGAACAAGAACTGCAATATAAACAAGCAGATATTACTGAATTAGAAAATAAACTCACTCAAGCTTCTGACCAGGATCATATCAATTTAGAAATGGAACTGGCAGATGAAAAAGACCATTATCAAATGCTGAATAAAACTTTAGAAGGTCAACGCCGGAGTTTATTGCAGCGTGATAAAGTGCTGAAGCAACATCAAAATGTCTTACTCCGCCGCCAAGGACAACCTGTCCCCAACATCGAAGAAGAAAACACAATTGATTTTGCGCCAATTTTGAAACAAGTTGATATTCAGCGACAACAACAATCTCAGGTATTACAACAAGTTGAACAGGAAATTGAGCAGATGCGATCTGCTATTGAGCTTGACCAAGGTATGATTGATAACCAAAATCATGATTTGTCACAAAAACAACAAGAAATCAAAAATCTCGAAGCCAATTTACAATCTTTGCGAACAACAGTGGCTGAATGCTGGGCGCGAGTAAATTTATATCAAGAAGCCTTACGACCGATTCAAGATTCTTTGGATGGTTTGCGTCAAAAACTGCAAGGAATTAATGATTCATTGGCGCAAGTTCAAGAAGTAAGTGATTATCAACTACAAACCATTAGTGAAATGCGTCAGACTCTGCAAAATATGACCTCTCAGCCGGAATTAATAGCGTCTTGAGAAGTCTGACGTATGAAAAATATTTTGGACTTTATCAAGTCTATTTGATGATAATCCAATCGCCTTGGATTTGAGCGATCGCACCACCAGGAAAGGGATCGGTTTGGGAACGGTTCGGGGCAATAATTAAAGCCGTTAATTTTTGAATATGCTCAAAATTAGGTGCGTCGGGTAAGATTTCTAATAATATCTGTCGCATCACCCGCCGTTGTAAAGTTATTGGTGCTGGTTTTAATATTTGACGATTCAATTTCAAAACATCCCCACTCCCCATAGTTGCTGCTTCCCTCAACTGCTGGGCTGCTTGTTCTAAATACTCGACATCTGCTTGCAAAAGTTCTGCTGTTTGGGCTAAAGCTGATTCTACTTTGGGGTTAAAGTTGGTTTGTAAATAGGGAATTAACTCTTGGCGGATACGGTTACGGGCGTACTTTACATTTTGATTGGTAGAATCTTCCCAAATATGTAATTGGAAATCTTGGCAAAATTGCCCTGTTTGTTGCCGAGTAATTTCTAACAACGGACGCACTAAAGTAACTTTTTCCGATAACGGACGTTGCCAAGTTAAAGCTTGTAAACCATCAGCGCCAGTACCACGCATTAAATTGTACAGCAGAGTTTCGGCGCGATCGCTGGCGGTGTGTCCAGTGACGATATATTGATAATTATATTTTTGAGCGATCGCATTTAAAATTTGATACCGCCAACCACGCGCCGCCGCTTCACTATTTACAGGTTCTTTGGCAGTTTCTAAATAAAAATCTACGCCCCAATTTTTAGCCAAATTTTCTACATGATACGCATTCGCTTGTGAATCATCACGCCAGCGATGATCGCAATGAGCAATACTGATATACCATGACCATTTAGGTTGTAAATCTAAGAGTAATTTAATTAAACACAGAGAATCTTGCCCACCAGAAACGGCAACTAATAGCCGTTCCTGATGTTTAAATAAATGACGTGATTTAATAGTGCGATGAATTTTGGCGTGTAAGGGAGTCCATACCATTTTGAATTATTAACCGCAGATGAAGGCAGATAATTGATAATTTTATCTGAGTTCATGTGCGGTTTTAAAACATAGAAATTATTCACAAAATATCAAATATAATTTCACCCCTCTTCAGAAGTGGAGAGGGGCTAAGACTATTAAAAAAACCAACCGTAAGAATGTAAACCTTTACCTAAAAGATTCACACCCAGATAACAAATCCAAACGACAACAAAGCCACTTGCCGCTAAAATTGCGGGGCGACGACCTTGCCAACCGCGGGTAATTCTAGCGTGGAGGTAAGCAGCAAAAACTAACCAAGTAATTAATGCCCAAGTTTCTTTCGGGTCCCAACTCCAGTAAGAACCCCAAGCTTCATTCGCCCAAACTCCACCAGCGATAATCCCAATTGTCAGTAGGGGAAAGCCTAAGCCGATGATGCGATAGCTAATATTGTCTAGAGTATCGGCAAGACTGAGACGTTGGGGTGAAAGAACTGCGGTGGTTGCTGTAGCTTCCGATGGTGCAGTTGTGACCAAGTTTAAAACGGCGGTATTACCGTTGTTAGTATTGGTTTCAAACCGACGGGCTGAACCGTTATTTTCGCTAACAGATGTTGCTGGTTGAGTAACTAGTTCACCTGCTTTGTGTAGGCGATAGCCGTTACTGCGGTAGCCACCAGTACCCACAGAACTGCCTTGTAATTCGATTTTTTGGCCGCGTGTCACCACTAAAAAAGCGATCGCTAATACTGAACCTACCATTAATGCAGAGTAGCTCAACATCATCACACTAACGTGCATCATCAGCCAGTTAGACTTTAATGCAGGTACTAATGGTTCTGCCGCTTGCATTGTTGAGGGTAAAGTTAGAGCAGCAAAGGCAGTGATACCCATTGCCACAGGTGTAGTAAAAACCCCTACTAAGCGGCTACGGGTGCCATTTTCCGCAATTAAATGAACTGCGGTAATTCCCCAAGTCAAAAAAAACAGTGATTCATACAAGTTACTCAGGGGAAAATAACCTGCTTCTATCCATCTTGCGCCTAAAAGGGTGGCGATACACAAATTGGCGATCGCCATTCCAGCTGTTCCTAAAGCGCCCAGTGCTGGTAAATTTGGAAAAGCCGCTCCTCCCCAGTAAACCAACATGGTGAGGAATAACACAGCAAATGAGGCATTATCTAGCCAGTTCTGGAGTACAACCAGATTCATACAGTATTCTCCACCGTTATTGCTTAAATTTGCGATTCTAACTATTTTGATCCTAACTTGAGTTTAATTAGAGACTCAGGGTAGATAGAATAAATTAATGTCACAATTATTAATTCAGCTCACACAATCAATATTCCGAAGTGCTGAGTACCAACCCAGTCTGCTCAGAGTTTTGAGTAATATAGTCTCAAAGTTCTCTGAGGATGCTGAAAGTTTAAGGTTTTGAACTACTAATGTTGGGATGATCCTCTGCGTTAGGTACAGTGGCTGAATTGGTCGATTTTTTCAGAGAGACAAAAATATCATAGCGAGTACTACGGCTGTCACTCACCGAGGTTGTTGCCCCAATGGAACGAGTCGCTTCTAAAAAAGTTCTTTGTTTGGGAAATAGAGTATTGAGGGTAAAGTTATTTACCATCCTTTCTATATCTATAAAAAATGCACTATTTGTTGGATTCAGTTCTGTCGGCACAGTGTTTTGATATGCAAGATTGCTGGCTAATGTGCTGCTTGGTTTAGGCACGATTTTATCGGTGACAGGAGCGCCTAAGACTATGAAAGCAGTATCTTGATCTAACCAACCGTGGCTGGCTGTTAAAGTGCCGAAAGGCCCAATCCAGTTAACAACGGGTTGACCTGCAACTGTTCCTGGTTGAATTTGGAATTGATATTGAGTTTTAATTACATCATCTAGCTTTTGGAGAGATGCTTCAGCTAATTTGCGATCGCTGGCTTTGATCATAAATACCAACCCGGCTCTAAAATCTCCTGGTGTGCCATTTTTTGGTACATTTGGAACCAGCGAGACAGCAAATTCACCTTTCATCCAACTGAGTAAATCTCGTTCCAAATCGAGATTCGTCAGCGATTTCACACCACTACGTAATTGTTCTGGAGATACGGGTGAAAGCGGATTTCCTTGGGATGTGAGAATATAGTCACCCCACAGCCGTTGTAAATTACTACCAGATAACATCATCAAAGTTTCTGCTGGCATTCGCTGCTGCATATTACCTGCTGAGTTATCAACCGACAGTAGACGCTGACTTTGAGGATTCAGCCAAGAAACGCCCTTTAAGCGTATTCCGTCTGATTCTAAACTAATCGCCCCCGCTAAACCTTGGTTATTTTGCAGTTGTGCCAAAACTTGGGCTGGTAAACGTCGATTTGGAGCTTTAGTAGCAATTTTGGCAGCATTGGGGACGTTGACGTAAAATTGAGCAAAAGAATTAGATTCAGAAATTTTGGGAAAATTATCAGCGAAACTGCCAACTGTTGCTAGGGATGTTTGATTTTTGTAGGCATCAATTGCCCGCTCTGTGGCTTTCGGGTTGTCGGTAATTACCAGGAAGCGTTTATCTAGTAATGTGGCGGAAAGGTTTGTCCCAAATTGCCCTTCGCTTTGTTTGATGGGGACTCCTTGATAGGTGCGGTCAATCCATTTCCCTGTTTTTAATGCTTTGGGCTGTGCCAAAATTTTTTGCGCTAACTCTGAGTTTTTGACAGGTAAAACCATCACCATTGACTGCTGACTGTCAGCCGCAACGCTATCGGTGGCTACAGGCTTCGGAGCCGGCTGATTTGTTTCGGGAGCTAAAATTGCGAAGGTAACTTCTTTGTCTACCCAAGGTTGAATATCTTGCTCAAAATTAAAACCATTATTAGTCAGAAAGCGATCGCGCAACTGAATTAAAGTTTGATTAAGTTGTGCTTGCGATTCTTTTGTGCCGAATTCCTGCAATTTCTGCCATTGTTTGGGATCTGTAGTCACAGAAGCAGCAAACAGTGCATCATTTGGAATAATATTTGCACCTACTAATAAATTTCCAGAAAAATGCCCTTGGCTGAACAATCTATAAGCTACTCCGCCACCAATAATTAATAAACCAGTAGCCGAGAGCGTCAGTGCCAGAGACGGTTTCTGTTTTTTCTTCATGGGAACAGACACAATAGGCAGCGCCATTGAAACCAATACCTCATACTTGCGAACTTTTTACTTGCTTGGTCAAGTAAACTTAAGCTTTTCCCTTCTTTTGGTCAGTTTGTCAACAATTTTCTCTACTCTGAACTTTTGCTGATACTTCGGTAATCAACCTTAGCTATTTTTTCTTTAAAAGTAGTGATTTTGTTGTTAGTTAATCTTTTTAACATGCTTTGCCCTATTTCGCAGGCAACTTTTCTATAAAAGTTTTCTTTTTGGGTCAATCTTAGTTAGAGAAGCTATTTAGCTATTTGAGTATTTCAACATGGATTTGGAGAATCAATGGTTTAACACAAGGTTAGAGCTAAGTAAAACTCTTACGCCCATACGTTCTTAAACCCTTACAACTACTCTTATCAGATGACCTTTCTGCATAAGTTCTCAACTTTATTCCAAGCATTATGAGGATATAACTAACTTCAAAAAGCTGCAAGTCGCCAGTAATTTGTAATTTTTACTACTTATACATCTTAGTTATTCTGTATTTAATCCTCAAAAATATAGCTGGAATGTGCTAATTTTTGAAATTACGATTACTGATGATTATTTGTACCAAAATTATCAAAACACAAATTTTGGTGATTTATGGATGTTTTGACGCTTAATAATAGCTAGATAGCGGTAATTGCATCAGCAATCTAGCTATTATTTTTAGATAAATTTAACTTTTGCCAATTCTGGTAAATTTTATTACTTGCTTAGGCTTGAATTTGACTGTGGCGATCGTCACAGTCAAATTCTACACTTTGCCATTCGTCACACTCAGATGCATCGGCCCCAAATACTTGGTTAAATACGGTGAGAAAACCTCATAAATCAACGTTAGCGGTTGCCCATGATGCCAAAACAAGTAATGACGACCCCAAAATGGCCCAGGCACATCAAAACCCGACTCTAACGCCGCTGAGTTTCCATAATAAATACCGCGGACATCTCGATACAACTCTGTGCGAAGACGGGCTAAACTCGCCCAAATTGGCAATGAACGATTTTGTAAATACTCATCTACATGGCTGGCTTCCCACCACGATGTCGCATAAGCTAATCTCTGCCCTGATGCAGTACGTAACCACACCTGGCGGCGAAGTCTCGGCCCTGGTACGGCTTGAATTAAATCAGGCGCATCATCTAAATCTGTACCAATCAATGACATATCAATCACATCTACTTCTGTTGGCTCACCCGTCAGCAATTCTAAATGCCTAGTCGGAGAACCATCGCCCAATAACAGCAGTTGCCAAGCAGGAGCCAACTGTGTGTGCGGCAAACTCTTTTGGATAACATCTTCGTCTCCTTGCCAAACCGGAGTCAGACGGTGCCAAGCTATTGGCAGCGCGGAGTTGCTTGTCAGAGTAAAAATAGCAGTCAATTTTATTTACAAAAGTTCATCTATTTCTATAAAAGCACAAAAAAAAGTCAATAGTTCAAAGCTCATAATCAGTAGCTAGGCATTGCTTAACTATTGACTATTGACTTATAGCTATTGACTAAATAATGCGGATGGCGAGACTCGAACTCGCAAGGCAAAGCCACACGCACCTCAAGCGTGCGCGTATACCAATTCCGCCACATCCGCGAGAGTTCACTGAAGAACTAATATAGCACAACAAAGTGATTATAGTAAGGTAATATCTAATTTTGCAAAATTTACCAAAATTTAAGTGAACATGTTCACAACTTTCCCGAAGGTGGATATCAGACTAACAGAAATGTAATAGCGCCACAAGTGATATTAAAAGGGGTATAGCTACTTTAAGATGTTCCGCCCTCACCACGGTCTCGTTCGGGAAACTGGCACAGACAAGCAGATATGAAGCTGTTAATCTAGTTAAGACCCGTAGAGGCTGCCTGGCAGTCCTGACCTTTGTGAAACTGCGAAGGGCGTATATATACTGCTCAGGATGCTGCTAAGAAAACTCTGATCGTTATTTGTAACCAAGTAAAAGCTTTGTTGCAAATCAGATAAGAGAAAATGTCAATCTACTGGTACTAATATCGAAACTCGAAAATGAAGTTTGACAAAATACTAATTGCTAATCGGGGAGAAATCGCCCTTCGTATTCTCCGCGCCTGTGAGGAAATGGGAATAGCGACTGTTGCGGTTCACTCCACCGTTGATCGGAATGCGCTCCATGTACAGCTGGCTGATGAAGCCGTTTGTATTGGTGAGCCTGCCAGCGGTAAAAGTTATTTAAATATTCCCAACATCATTGCTGCCGCTTTGACCCGGAATGCCACTGCCATTCATCCTGGTTATGGTTTTTTGTCAGAAAATGCCAAATTTGCCGAAATTTGTGCAGATCATCATATTGCGTTTATTGGCCCCACTCCCGAAGCAATTCGGTTGATGGGAGATAAATCTACAGCCAAAGAAACCATGCAAAAAGCTGGAGTGCCAACAGTACCGGGAAGTGATGGTTTAGTCGAGTCAGAGCAAGAAGGATTAGCACTGGCTAAGGAAATTGGCTATCCCGTGATGATTAAAGCCACAGCTGGCGGTGGTGGGCGGGGGATGCGCTTAGTCCGTTCTGAAGAAGAATTTGTCAAACTGTTTTTAGCTGCTCAAGGTGAAGCTGGTGCAGCCTTTGGTAATTCTGGCGTTTATATCGAAAAATTTATTGAACGTCCCCGCCACATTGAATTCCAAATATTGGCAGATAACTATGGCAATGTGATTCACTTAGGTGAGCGGGATTGTTCTATTCAACGCCGCAACCAAAAATTATTAGAAGAAGCCCCTAGCCCAGCCCTTGACCCTGACCTGCGCGAGAAAATGGGACAAGCGGCTGTTAAAGCTGCCCAGTTTATTAACTTTACTGGAGCAGGTACGATTGAGTTTCTCTTAGATCGGTCGGGTAGTTTCTACTTTATGGAAATGAACACCCGCATTCAAGTAGAGCATCCTGTCACCGAGATGATTACTGGTGTGGACTTAGTAGTCGAACAAATTCGAGTGGCTCAAGGCGAAAGACTCAGGCTAACTCAAGACCAAGTAATTTTGCGTGGTCATGCCATAGAATGCCGCATCAACGCCGAAGACCCAGACCACGATTTCCGTCCTGCCCCAGGACGTATCAGTGGTTATCTTCCCCCCGGTGGCCCTGGCGTGCGAATTGATTCCCACGTTTACACCGATTACCAAATTCCCCCCTACTACGATTCTTTAATTGGTAAGCTTATCGTTTGGGGGCCAGACCGTGCAACTGCTATTACCAGGATGAAACGCGCCCTGCGGGAGTGTGCTATCACTGGGTTGCCGACAACTATTGGATTCCATCAAAGAATTATGGAAAACCCACAGTTTTTACAAGGCAATGTTTACACCAACTTCATTCAAGAGATGAAGCTTTAGGGAATTAGTAAGTATAAAGGTAAAGGGAAGGCGTAAAAGGCTGAGAAATATCTTATTTTCAGTTGACTACCTGTCCCTTTCCTGTTCACGTACTCAGGTTAGTTGAAATTAATCGTAAGTCCCGTTAAGTACAAAATACTTTTTAATCAAAGGGACTACGGAATACGAAACCAAGGAAAAACAAACTGCCAAATTTAATCGTATTTTGCTCTGGGATATGTACTGTAAATTTTCATATGACTATTTTTTTTTCAATTGAGATCAAAAATAAATACATTGGTATTTCTGACATTC encodes the following:
- the tilS gene encoding tRNA lysidine(34) synthetase TilS → MVWTPLHAKIHRTIKSRHLFKHQERLLVAVSGGQDSLCLIKLLLDLQPKWSWYISIAHCDHRWRDDSQANAYHVENLAKNWGVDFYLETAKEPVNSEAAARGWRYQILNAIAQKYNYQYIVTGHTASDRAETLLYNLMRGTGADGLQALTWQRPLSEKVTLVRPLLEITRQQTGQFCQDFQLHIWEDSTNQNVKYARNRIRQELIPYLQTNFNPKVESALAQTAELLQADVEYLEQAAQQLREAATMGSGDVLKLNRQILKPAPITLQRRVMRQILLEILPDAPNFEHIQKLTALIIAPNRSQTDPFPGGAIAQIQGDWIIIK
- the ccsB gene encoding c-type cytochrome biogenesis protein CcsB, which gives rise to MNLVVLQNWLDNASFAVLFLTMLVYWGGAAFPNLPALGALGTAGMAIANLCIATLLGARWIEAGYFPLSNLYESLFFLTWGITAVHLIAENGTRSRLVGVFTTPVAMGITAFAALTLPSTMQAAEPLVPALKSNWLMMHVSVMMLSYSALMVGSVLAIAFLVVTRGQKIELQGSSVGTGGYRSNGYRLHKAGELVTQPATSVSENNGSARRFETNTNNGNTAVLNLVTTAPSEATATTAVLSPQRLSLADTLDNISYRIIGLGFPLLTIGIIAGGVWANEAWGSYWSWDPKETWALITWLVFAAYLHARITRGWQGRRPAILAASGFVVVWICYLGVNLLGKGLHSYGWFF
- a CDS encoding DUF3352 domain-containing protein gives rise to the protein MALPIVSVPMKKKQKPSLALTLSATGLLIIGGGVAYRLFSQGHFSGNLLVGANIIPNDALFAASVTTDPKQWQKLQEFGTKESQAQLNQTLIQLRDRFLTNNGFNFEQDIQPWVDKEVTFAILAPETNQPAPKPVATDSVAADSQQSMVMVLPVKNSELAQKILAQPKALKTGKWIDRTYQGVPIKQSEGQFGTNLSATLLDKRFLVITDNPKATERAIDAYKNQTSLATVGSFADNFPKISESNSFAQFYVNVPNAAKIATKAPNRRLPAQVLAQLQNNQGLAGAISLESDGIRLKGVSWLNPQSQRLLSVDNSAGNMQQRMPAETLMMLSGSNLQRLWGDYILTSQGNPLSPVSPEQLRSGVKSLTNLDLERDLLSWMKGEFAVSLVPNVPKNGTPGDFRAGLVFMIKASDRKLAEASLQKLDDVIKTQYQFQIQPGTVAGQPVVNWIGPFGTLTASHGWLDQDTAFIVLGAPVTDKIVPKPSSTLASNLAYQNTVPTELNPTNSAFFIDIERMVNNFTLNTLFPKQRTFLEATRSIGATTSVSDSRSTRYDIFVSLKKSTNSATVPNAEDHPNISSSKP
- a CDS encoding chorismate lyase translates to MTAIFTLTSNSALPIAWHRLTPVWQGDEDVIQKSLPHTQLAPAWQLLLLGDGSPTRHLELLTGEPTEVDVIDMSLIGTDLDDAPDLIQAVPGPRLRRQVWLRTASGQRLAYATSWWEASHVDEYLQNRSLPIWASLARLRTELYRDVRGIYYGNSAALESGFDVPGPFWGRHYLFWHHGQPLTLIYEVFSPYLTKYLGPMHLSVTNGKV
- the accC gene encoding acetyl-CoA carboxylase biotin carboxylase subunit, whose translation is MKFDKILIANRGEIALRILRACEEMGIATVAVHSTVDRNALHVQLADEAVCIGEPASGKSYLNIPNIIAAALTRNATAIHPGYGFLSENAKFAEICADHHIAFIGPTPEAIRLMGDKSTAKETMQKAGVPTVPGSDGLVESEQEGLALAKEIGYPVMIKATAGGGGRGMRLVRSEEEFVKLFLAAQGEAGAAFGNSGVYIEKFIERPRHIEFQILADNYGNVIHLGERDCSIQRRNQKLLEEAPSPALDPDLREKMGQAAVKAAQFINFTGAGTIEFLLDRSGSFYFMEMNTRIQVEHPVTEMITGVDLVVEQIRVAQGERLRLTQDQVILRGHAIECRINAEDPDHDFRPAPGRISGYLPPGGPGVRIDSHVYTDYQIPPYYDSLIGKLIVWGPDRATAITRMKRALRECAITGLPTTIGFHQRIMENPQFLQGNVYTNFIQEMKL